The region TGATTCCGCCGTTGCCGTTTTTCGCGCTGTCGTATGCATTCGAGGGGCCGCAGCGCATCGTCGCGGCGTTGTCCGGCATTGGCGCGATGTCGATCTTCGCGGTGGTGTACCTCGCGTTCGTGGCGACGCTGCTCGGCTACGGCCTGTGGAGCCGGTTGCTGTCGCGCTATCCGGCGAGCCAGGTCGCGCCGTTTTCGCTGCTGGTGCCGATTGTCGGGCTGGCGTCCGCGTCGCTGTTTCTCGACGAGCAGTTGTCCGAGACGCAGGTCGTCGGCGCGCTGCTGGTGATGGTGGGGCTGGCGGTGAACGTGTTCGGCGGCTGGGTCGTGCAGCGGTTTGCGCCGGCGCGATGATCGCCGACGCGTCGGGACATAGTTAAAACAACGGCCGCATCGAGCGGCCGTTGTTTTATCGCGTGCACAGCGTGACGTAACGCGACGCTGTGACATCAAGTCATGCGGTTTTTCGCCAACGGCGGATTCGCCGCGAAATAACGCTTGATGCCGGTCATGATCGCATCGGCCATCTTCTCGCGATAGGCGTCGTCGTTCAGGCGCCGCTCCTCGTCCGGGTTGCTGATGAAGGCGGTCTCGACGAGGATCGACGGAATGTCCGGCGCCTTCAGCACCGCAAATCCGGCCTGTTCGACCGAGCCCTTGTGCAGCTTGTTGATGCCGCCGATTTCCTTCAGCACGAAGTTGCCGTAGCGCATCGAATCGCGAATCTGCGCGGTGGTCGACATATCGAACAGCGCACGGTTGACGGTCGCATCGGCCGATTTGATGTTGATGCCGCCGATCTGATCCGACGCGTTCTCCTTGTTCGCCATCCAGCGCGCAGCCGCACTCGATGCGCCGTGCTCGGACAACGCGAACACCGACGAACCCTTCGCATCGGGCGTGGTGAACGCATCGGCGTGAATCGACACGAACAGGTCCGCGCCGACGCGCCGCGCTTTCTGCACGCGCACGTTGAGCGGCACGAAGAAGTCGGCGTCACGCGTCATCATCGCGCGCATGTTCGGCTGTGCGTCGATCTTCGCGCGCAGTTTCTTGGCGATGTCGAGTGCGACGTGTTTCTCATACGTACCCGAGCCGCCGATCGCGCCCGGGTCTTCGCCGCCGTGGCCCGGGTCGATCGCGACCGTTAGCAGACGCACGGTGTTGCTCTTGCCGGATTTGGGCGCGGTGAATGCGTAGGTATCGTCGCTGTCGTCGCCACCGCTGTTGCTGCCGTTGTTGCCGCCTTTGTTGCGGGCGATCGCGGTGGGCGGCGTCACTGGCGCTGCCGGCCTGCCCAGGATGGGCGGAGCGGGCACTGGTGTCGGCGTGATGTGTACCGGCGGACGCGGTACGTTGGGCGCGGGCCCGCCGCTGCCATTCTGCGCGTAGCGCTCGAAGAACGCTTCGCTGTTGTCGGCGGTTGGCGGCGTGGTGCCGGGGCCGCTCAGCGTGGCGGGCGGCGCATTGTTTTCATTCAGGCTCTGTTCCTTGCGCTCGGTCTGCGCGAGCAGATCCATCAGCGGATCGGGCGCGACGGCGGGGTACAGGTCGAACACCAGCCGGTACTTGTACGCGCCGACCGGCGGCAACGTGAACACCTGCGGCTTCACCGACCCCTTCAGATCGAACACCATCCGCACGACGTGCGGTTGATATTGTCCGACGCGTACCGACTGAATCTGCGGATCGTTCGGCGTGATCTTCGACACCAGATCCTTGAGCGCCTGATCGAGATCGAGGCCGTTCAGATCGACCACCAGCCGGTCGGGGCCTTGCAGCAACTGCTGTGCGTTCTGCAAAGGCTGATCCGATTCGATCGTCACGCGGGTGTAATCCCGCGCCGGCCACACGCGCACGCCGAGTACCGAACTGGCCCACGCGAGACGCGGGGCGACGAGACCGAGCACGAGCGTGGACGCGCCCGCGCGCAGAATCTGCCGGCGCCGCCAGTTATGCGTTGCGGTGGCCGCCGATTCGATCGAGCGGAACGGTTTGATCAACATCTTTCGAGACATGCCTTTCCTGATTCGCTGTATGCCCGTGCGACGAGCACCCGGCCGTCGCCCTCGCTGTCCAGTTCGAGCGAGAAGACGAGATCCGGCACGCCGAGGAGACGCCCCGCGCGTTGCGGCCATTCGACGAGGCAGATTGCGCCGCTGTCGAAATACTCGCGAAAGCCGGCGTCGGCCCATTCGGCCGGATCGGTGAATCTATAAAGATCGAAGTGATAGAGCGCGAGTTCCCCGGCGGGCCGTTCGAGCACGTAGGGTTCGACGAGTGTGTAAGTGGGACTGCGCACGCGGCCGGTGTGGCCGAGGCCGCGCAAGGTCGCGCGCACGAGCGTGGTTTTGCCGGCACCGAGATCGCCGCTGAGTTGTACTTGCAGTCCGTGGAAAGCCCCATCACGCTTAGCGTCTGGCGTCTGCTGCCGCGTTTTTTGCTGCATTCCGCGCACGCTTTCGATCGCCTGCGCAAAACGCGCGCCGAATGCGTTGGTGGCGGCTTCGTCCGCGAGCGCGAAAGAGCGTTCGAGCAGGACGTCGGCGGGCGGTTGGATCGCGAGATCAGAGTTGACGGGCATTCTCGTAAAATGGCGTGATGAACCGAAGTCCGGAGTCCCCTGTTTCCCGCACGCCTGCGTCCGTTGACGATGCGCGTGCCGTGCGTCATTTCGATGAAGCGGCGCTGGAAGCGCTCGCGCTGCGCATCAAAACGTGGGGCCGTGAACTGGGTTTCGGGGCGATCGGCATCAGCGATACCGACCTCTCCGCTGCCGAAGCGCCGCTTGCAGCATGGCTGGAGGCGGGTTGCCACGGCGAGATGGATTATATGGCGAAACATGGGATGAAACGCGCGCGGCCCGCCGAGCTTGTGGCCGGCACGCGACGTGTGATTACCGCCCGCATCGCCTATTTGCCTGCGCAAACGCTGGACGCAAAGGTGGACGAAAGCGCGTCGCCGGATGCTCCGCTTGTGCCGCAAGACTGGCGCGCAGCCGAGCATGCGCGGCTCGCGGACCCGTCGGCCGCGGTGGTGTCGATCTATGCGCGGGGCCGCGATTACCACAAGGTGATGCGTAACCGTTTGCAACATCTGGCCGAAAAAATCGAGGCGGAGATCGGCGCGTTTGGCTATCGCGTGTTCACCGATTCCGCGCCGGTGCTGGAAGTCGAACTGGCGCAGAAGGCGGGGATTGGCTGGCGTGGCAAACATACACTGCTGCTGCAACGCGATACCGGTTCGCTGTTTTTTCTCGGCGAAATCTATGTCGACGTACCGCTGCCCACTGATGCCGAGACCT is a window of Paraburkholderia sp. IMGN_8 DNA encoding:
- a CDS encoding N-acetylmuramoyl-L-alanine amidase; amino-acid sequence: MSRKMLIKPFRSIESAATATHNWRRRQILRAGASTLVLGLVAPRLAWASSVLGVRVWPARDYTRVTIESDQPLQNAQQLLQGPDRLVVDLNGLDLDQALKDLVSKITPNDPQIQSVRVGQYQPHVVRMVFDLKGSVKPQVFTLPPVGAYKYRLVFDLYPAVAPDPLMDLLAQTERKEQSLNENNAPPATLSGPGTTPPTADNSEAFFERYAQNGSGGPAPNVPRPPVHITPTPVPAPPILGRPAAPVTPPTAIARNKGGNNGSNSGGDDSDDTYAFTAPKSGKSNTVRLLTVAIDPGHGGEDPGAIGGSGTYEKHVALDIAKKLRAKIDAQPNMRAMMTRDADFFVPLNVRVQKARRVGADLFVSIHADAFTTPDAKGSSVFALSEHGASSAAARWMANKENASDQIGGINIKSADATVNRALFDMSTTAQIRDSMRYGNFVLKEIGGINKLHKGSVEQAGFAVLKAPDIPSILVETAFISNPDEERRLNDDAYREKMADAIMTGIKRYFAANPPLAKNRMT
- the tsaE gene encoding tRNA (adenosine(37)-N6)-threonylcarbamoyltransferase complex ATPase subunit type 1 TsaE → MPVNSDLAIQPPADVLLERSFALADEAATNAFGARFAQAIESVRGMQQKTRQQTPDAKRDGAFHGLQVQLSGDLGAGKTTLVRATLRGLGHTGRVRSPTYTLVEPYVLERPAGELALYHFDLYRFTDPAEWADAGFREYFDSGAICLVEWPQRAGRLLGVPDLVFSLELDSEGDGRVLVARAYSESGKACLERC
- the queG gene encoding tRNA epoxyqueuosine(34) reductase QueG — translated: MNRSPESPVSRTPASVDDARAVRHFDEAALEALALRIKTWGRELGFGAIGISDTDLSAAEAPLAAWLEAGCHGEMDYMAKHGMKRARPAELVAGTRRVITARIAYLPAQTLDAKVDESASPDAPLVPQDWRAAEHARLADPSAAVVSIYARGRDYHKVMRNRLQHLAEKIEAEIGAFGYRVFTDSAPVLEVELAQKAGIGWRGKHTLLLQRDTGSLFFLGEIYVDVPLPTDAETSPEQAPETPGSHCGSCTRCIGACPTGAIVAPYKVDARLCISYLTIELKGSIPLELRPLIGNRVYGCDDCQLVCPWNKFAQAAPVGDFDVRHGLDRATLVELFAWSADEFDTRMQGSAIRRIGYESWLRNLAVGMGNALRASPESLSVDAREAIVAALRLRAADPSAVVREHVEWALEAA